One Drosophila virilis strain 15010-1051.87 chromosome 5, Dvir_AGI_RSII-ME, whole genome shotgun sequence DNA window includes the following coding sequences:
- the LOC6626586 gene encoding attacin-B produces the protein MQSSSIFILAVVAIGACVEAMPQRFQTLPYYPRPTPQPRPIRVRRQVLGGSLTSNPAGGSDARLALSKGIGTPDHNVIGQVFAAGNTQKGPITTGGSVAYNNHGHGFDLTKTHTPGVQDSFQQSAHANLFNNGKHNLDAKVFASQNKLANGFEFQRNGAGLDYSHINGHGASFTHSNIPGIGKQLGLDGRANLWSSQDRNTRLDLTGTASKWTSGPLSGQSNFGGGLGLTHIFG, from the exons ATgcaaagcagcagcattttCATCCTGGCCGTTGTTGCCATTGGTGCCTGCGTCGAGGCCATGCCTCAGCGCTTCCAGACGCTACCCTATTATCCAAGACCAACACCGCAACCACGTCCCATTCGAGTGCGCCGCCAGGTCCTGGGCGGTTCACTCACTTCTAATCCGGCAGGTGGTTCCGATGCTCGCCTGGCGCTCAGCAAAGGCATTGGTACTCCCGATCACAATGTCATTGGACAAGTGTTTGCCGCAGGCAATACACAAAAAGGACCAATTACCACTGGAGGATCGGTTGCCTACAACAA TCATGGACATGGATTTGACCTCACCAAGACCCACACGCCTGGCGTGCAGGACAGCTTCCAGCAGTCGGCACATGCCAATCTCTTCAACAATGGCAAGCACAACCTGGACGCCAAGGTGTTTGCATCTCAGAATAAGTTAGCCAACGGCTTTGAGTTCCAGCGGAATGGCGCTGGCCTGGATTACTCGCACATCAATGGGCACGGCGCCAGCTTCACGCACAGCAACATTCCCGGCATTGGCAAGCAATTGGGCCTGGATGGACGGGCCAACTTGTGGTCATCCCAGGATCGTAACACTCGCCTAGATCTGACCGGCACTGCATCCAAGTGGACCAGCGGCCCATTGAGCGGACAGTCCAACTTTGGAGGTGGACTGGGTCTTACCCATATTTTCGGCTAA
- the LOC6626585 gene encoding attacin-B, which produces MQSSSIFILAVVAIGACVEAMPQRFQTLPYYPRPTPQPRPIRVRRQVLGGSLTSNPAGGSDARLALSKGIGTPDHNVIGQVFAAGNTQKGPITTGGSVAYNNHGHGFDLTKTHTPGVQDSFQQSAHANLFNNGKHNLDAKVFASQNKLANGFEFQRNGAGLDYSHINGHGASLTHSNIPGIGKQLGLDGRANLWSSQDRNTRLDLTGTASKWTSGPLSGQSNFGGGLGLTHIFG; this is translated from the exons ATgcaaagcagcagcattttCATCCTGGCCGTTGTTGCCATTGGTGCCTGCGTCGAGGCCATGCCTCAGCGCTTCCAGACGCTACCCTATTATCCAAGACCAACACCGCAACCACGTCCCATTCGAGTGCGCCGCCAGGTCCTGGGCGGTTCACTCACTTCTAATCCGGCAGGTGGTTCCGATGCTCGCCTGGCGCTCAGCAAAGGCATTGGTACTCCCGATCACAATGTCATTGGACAAGTGTTTGCCGCAGGCAATACACAAAAAGGACCAATTACCACTGGAGGATCGGTTGCCTACAACAA TCATGGACATGGATTTGACCTCACCAAGACCCACACGCCTGGCGTGCAGGACAGCTTCCAGCAGTCGGCACATGCCAATCTCTTCAACAATGGCAAGCACAACCTGGACGCCAAGGTGTTTGCATCTCAGAATAAGTTAGCCAACGGCTTTGAGTTCCAGCGGAATGGCGCTGGCCTGGATTACTCGCACATCAATGGGCACGGCGCCAGCTTGACGCACAGCAACATTCCCGGCATTGGCAAGCAATTGGGCCTGGATGGACGGGCCAACTTGTGGTCATCCCAGGATCGTAACACTCGCCTAGATCTGACCGGTACTGCCTCCAAGTGGACCAGCGGCCCATTGAGCGGACAGTCCAACTTTGGAGGTGGACTGGGTCTTACCCATATTTTTGGTTAA
- the jef gene encoding major facilitator superfamily domain-containing protein 6 yields MNPYNAAVGGGGVGGAANPFGTPGYVQPQQSSMGYGYEEQPTAGYDQGGGAGMGFGQQQAPGYGPPGARPRVDVEASGEVDPNMYPEAKDSTHKVRGASGVLEMFFGGTEQELIPVKSFYFFFYAAFGSLFPLMGVYFKQMGMNPGQCGILVGMRPFVEFLSAPFWGSYADRCRQGKKLLLASLACWVLFTIPLSFIRPEAVNCIERRNATDFVLTYTRTKRDTSAMYEPTSQLEHEQADYDDDMLADEAIEQSDSVSRHSRHKRSLLLPRIDAGISPVHINFVSNYDDKHHRDYVTPIFSSMVYRTPDIQKAFFLLLLVILIGEFFSAPAITLADSAVITLLGEDADKYGHQRMFGSLGWGISMFLVGIALDHSTSFSNHPCGAGNKEKNYNICFSIFSVLMTCAIISASKITFKYEPIDESQQQASAQFVDPNKKAEEESMNQLAAQLNLPSLAVGSGSAASGACAGGVSSFSAAGHQPQPHIGAESKVFAQTAKELPEWVTVLTHFKDLKTASFLFVAWFMGFGIGLIFTFLFWHLQDYGGTPTLFGVASVINHVSEIFAYFFSFRLITQIGHVKVLCLGLIGNVLRFLYISYLTNPWMVLPFELMQGITHAAVWAASCSYIAHNTPKHLRASSQGVLQGIHHGLGRGCGAIIGGMFVTYYGTTATFRWYGIACLFVLGLFIFINFYRKETGFISDIPVTEDPHQVAEETSHLAPHGVPSNPIPRALSNTRLNEMNPNGGPYGTYQTTGGNLDIPGASPHNPFAQ; encoded by the exons ATGAATCCCTATAATGCTGCGGTCGGTGGTGGAGGAGTTGGTGGTGCGGCCAATCCGTTTGGCACGCCCGGCTACGTTCAGCCCCAGCAGTCGAGCATGGGCTATGGCTACGAGGAGCAGCCAACGGCTGGCTATGATCAGGGCGGAGGTGCAGGCATGGGCTTTGGACAGCAACAGGCCCCTGGCTATGGACCACCGGGCGCCAGGCCGCGCGTCGACGTCGAGGCCAGCGGCGAAGTGGATCCCAACAT GTATCCGGAAGCAAAGGATTCAACGCACAAAGTGCGCGGCGCTTCGGGAGTCTTGGAAATGTTCTTTGGCGGCACAGAGCAGGAGCTGATACCGGTGAAGAGCTTTTATTTCTTCTTCTATGCAGCGTTCGGTTCGCTGTTCCCGCTGATGGGCGTCTACTTCAAGCAGATGGGCATGAATCCCGGCCAGTGCGGCATACTGGTTGGCATGCGACCCTTTGTCGAGTTCCTCTCGGCACCGTTCTGGGGCTCCTATGCAGATCGCTGCCGGCAGGGCAAAAAGCTGCTGCTCGCCTCGCTCGCCTGCTGGGTGCTCTTCACCATACCGTTGAGCTTCATACGCCCGGAGGCCGTCAACTGCATCGAACGCCGCAATGCCACCGACTTTGTGCTCACCTATACGCGCACCAAGCGCGACACCTCTGCCATGTACGAGCCGACTAGCCAGCTGGAGCACGAGCAGGCCGACTACGATGACGATATGCTGGCTGACGAGGCCATCGAGCAGTCGGATTCGGTGTCGCGGCACAGCAGACACAAGAgatcgctgctgttgccacgcATCGATGCGGGCATATCGCCGGTGCACATCAACTTCGTGAGCAACTACGATGATAAGCACCATCGGGATTATGTGACGCCCATCTTCAGCTCCATGGTGTACCGCACGCCA GACATACAGAAGGCAttctttctgctgctgttggtcaTCCTGATTGGTGAGTTCTTTAGTGCTCCGGCCATAACATTGGCCGACTCGGCGGTCATAACGCTGCTCGGCGAGGATGCGGATAAGTATGGACATCAGCGCATGTTCGGCTCGCTTGGCTGGGGAATTTCAATGTTTTTGGTGGGCATCGCCCTGGATCACTCCACCTCGTTCTCGAATCATCCATGCGGCGCCGGCAACAAGGAGAAAAACTataatatttgcttttcaattttctcGGTGCTGATGACCTGCGCCATTATCTCGGCCTCAAAGATCACCTTCAAGTACGAGCCCATCGATGAGAGCCAGCAGCAGGCTTCCGCCCAGTTTGTGGATCCCAACAAAAAGGCCGAGGAGGAATCGATGAACCAGCTGGCCGCCCAGCTCAATTTACCATCACTGGCAGTGGGTAGCGGCAGCGCCGCTTCAGGTGCCTGCGCTGGCGGCGTCAGCAGCTTCAGTGCTGCCGGCcatcagccgcagccgcacaTTGGGGCCGAGTCCAAGGTGTTTGCACAGACGGCCAAGGAGTTGCCCGAGTGGGTGACAGTGCTTACACATTTCAAGGATCTTAAGACCGCCTCGTTTCTGTTTGTCGCTTGGTTTATGGGCTTCGGCATTGGCCTGATCTTCACCTTTCTGTTCTGGCATTTGCAAGACTATGGCGGCACGCCCACACTTTTCGGCGTCGCCTCCGTCATCAATCATGTGTCCGAGATCTTTGCCTATTTCTTCAGCTTTCGCCTGATCACCCAGATTGGGCACGTCAAGGTGCTCTGTCTGGGCCTGATCGGCAATGTATTGCGCTTTCTGTACATCTCGTATCTGACCAATCCATGGATGGTGTTGCCCTTCGAACTGATGCAGGGCATCACACACGCCGCCGTTTGGGCCGCCTCGTGCTCCTACATTGCCCACAACACGCCCAAGCATCTGCGCGCCTCGTCGCAGGGCGTGCTCCAGGGCATCCATCATGGCTTAGGTCGCGGCTGCGGTGCCATCATTGGTGGCATGTTTGTCACCTACTACGGTACTACTGCTACCTTCCGTTGGTATGGTATCGCTTGTCTCTTCGTGCTCGGCCTGTTCATCTTCATCAACTTCTACCGCAAGGAGACGGGCTTCATATCGGATATACCCGTCACCGAGGATCCCCATCAG GTGGCCGAAGAAACTTCCCATTTGGCTCCACATGGCGTGCCCAGCAATCCCATACCACGGGCTCTGTCCAACACGCGATTGAACGAAATGAATCCCAATGGAGGACCCTATGGCACCTATCAGACCACAGGCGGCAACCTGGACATACCCGGCGCCAGTCCACACAATCCCTTCGCACAGTAA
- the LOC6626590 gene encoding uncharacterized protein isoform X1: protein MSEPAGSDLSKTAIGTIDRIMRIQLLKRASGYKPFLYDVRHCDVCEYLEKRNHPFVNIVFNSFANHTNVNKCPLPSELSVEHFRFPVKALDLLPLPGGDYAIYSTFSFDHRERTTLKVFFTLTESR, encoded by the exons atgtcggagccagctggatcggacctgTCGAAga ctgccataggaacaatcgatcGAATA ATGCGAATACAGCTGCTGAAACGCGCCAGCGGCTACAAGCCCTTCCTGTACGATGTGAGGCACTGCGATGTGTGCGAGTATCTGGAGAAGCGGAACCATCCCTTTGTGAATATCGTGTTTAATAGCTTCGCGAATCACACAAACGTTAACAAATGCCCACTGCCC TCTGAGTTGAGCGTGGAGCATTTTCGGTTTCCAGTCAAGGCGCTCGACTTGCTGCCGCTTCCTGGCGGGGATTATGCGATCTATTCCACGTTCAGCTTCGATCATCGAGAGCGGACCACGCTGAAGGTGTTCTTCACGCTGACGGAGTCACGTTAG
- the Ssrp gene encoding FACT complex subunit Ssrp1 translates to MVDALEYNDINAEVRGVLSSGRLKLTEQNIIFKNNKTGKVEQIAAEDIDLINSQKFVGTWGLRIFTKSGALHRFSGFRDSEHEKLGKYIKEAYSQEMVEKEMCVKGWNWGTARFMGSVLSFDKDTKTIFEVPLSHVSQCVTGKNEVTLEFHQNDDAPVGLLEMRFHIPAVESADEDPVEKFHQNVMNKASVISASGESIAIFREIHILTPRGRYDIKIFSTFFQLHGKTFDYKIPMDSVLRLFMLPHKDSRQMFFVLSLDPPIKQGQTRYHYLVLLFAPDEETTIELPFSEAELRDKYEGKLEKELSGPVYEVMGKVMKVLIGRKITGPGNFIGHSGTAAVGCSFKAAAGYLYPLERGFIYIHKPPLHIRFEEISSVNFARSGGSTRSFDFEVTLKNGTVHIFSSIEKEEYAKLFDFITQKKLHVSNMGKDKTGYKDVDFGDSDNENEPDAYLARLKAEAREKEEDDDDGDDSDEESTDEDFKPNENESDVAEEYDSNVQSDSDEDSDASGGGGEGDSDAASKKKHKEKKREKKEKKEKKHKEKERTKKTTKKKDSNKPKRATTAFMLWLNDTREQIKRDNPGIKVTEIAKKGGEMWKELKDKSKWEEIAAKDRQRYQDEMRNYKPGAGAGSDDEDSPSSKPVKKRTSEPSPAKKANTSGSGFKSKEYISEDDSTSSEEAKKTNSEPAKKKSKTVEPTSNKTAKQSESEAEATEEETNESNDDEDDASD, encoded by the exons ATGGTGGACGCCTTGGAGTACAATGACATAAACGCCGAAGTGCGCGGCGTTTTG TCGTCTGGACGCCTGAAGCTCACTGAACAGAACataatctttaaaaacaataaaacggGCAAAGTGGAGCAAATTGCCGCGGAGGATATTGATCTCATCAATTCCCAAAAGTTCGTGGGTACCTGGGGTCTACGCATCTTTACCAAGAGCGGAGCGCTACATCGCTTTAGTGGATTTCGCGATAGCGAACATGAAAAGCTGGGCAAGTACATCAAAGAGGCCTATTCACAGGAAATGGTGGAGAAGGAAATGTGCGTCAAGGGCTGGAACTGGGGCACGGCACGCTTCATGGGCTCTGTGCTCAGCTTCGATAAGGATACAAAGACAATTTTTGAGGTGCCCTTGTCGCATGTCTCGCAATGCGTCACAGGCAAGAACGAGGTGACACTGGAGTTCCATCAGAACGATGATGCGCCCGTGGGCTTGCTGGAAATGCGCTTTCATATACCAGCTGTCGAGTCGGCGGATGAGGATCCAGTTGAAAAATTCCATCAGAACGTTATGAACAAGGCGTCGGTCATATCGGCATCTGGCGAGTCCATTGCTATATTCCGTGAAATACACATTCTGACGCCGCGTGGTCGATACGATATCAAAATCTTTTCGACATTTTTCCAACTGCACGGCAAGACATTCGACTACAAAATACCCATGGACTCGGTGTTGCGCTTGTTCATGCTCCCGCATAAGGATAGCCGTCAAATGTTTTTTGTGCTCTCGCTGGACCCGCCCATAAAGCAGGGTCAGACGCGTTATCACTACCTAGTGCTATTGTTCGCACCCGATGAGGAGACCACCATTGAGCTGCCGTTCAGCGAGGCGGAGTTGCGCGACAAGTATGAGGGCAAGCTGGAGAAGGAGCTGTCTGGGCCCGTTTATGAGGTCATGGGCAAGGTGATGAAGGTTCTGATTGGACGCAAGATAACAGGTCCGGGCAATTTTATTGGCCATTCTGGCACAGCTGCAGTTGGTTGTTCGTTCAAGGCCGCCGCCGGCTATttgtatccgctggagcgcgGGTTTATCTACATCCACAAGCCACCTCTGCACATACGGTTCGAAGAGATCAGCTCAGTGAACTTTGCCCGCAGCGGCGGCTCAACGCGCTCCTTTGATTTTGAGGTCACACTTAAGAATGGCACTGTGCATATTTTTTCGTCCATCGAGAAGGAAGAGTACGCCAAGCTGTTTGACTTTATCACACAGAAGAAGCTGCATGTTAGCAACATGGGCAAGGACAAGACTGGCTACAAGGATGTTGACTTTGGTGACTCAGACAATGAAAACGAGCCGGACGCCTATCTGGCACGACTCAAGGCAGAAGCGCGTGAGAAGGAGGAGGATGACGATGACGGTGACGATTCCGACGAGGAGTCCACCGACGAGGACTTTAAGCCCAATGAAAACGAATCGGATGTGGCCGAGGAGTACGATAGCAACGTGCAGAGCGACTCGGATGAAGATAGCGATGCTAGCGGAGGTGGTGGCGAAGGTGACAGCGATGCAGCGTCCAAAAAGAAGCACAAGGAAAAGAAGCGCGAAAAGAAGGAGAAGAAAGAGAAGAAACACAAGGAAAAGGAGCGTACA AAAAAGACCACCAAGAAGAAGGACAGCAACAAGCCGAAACGTGCCACAACAGCTTTTATGTTGTGGCTAAACGATACGCGTGAGCAAATTAAGCGCGATAATCCGGGCATTAAGGTAACAGAAATAGCTAAGAAGGGCGGTGAGATGTGGAAGGAGCTTAAGGATAAATCCAAGTGGGAGGAGATAGCTGCCAAGGATAGGCAACGCTACCAGGATGAGATGCGCAATTACAAACCAGGCGCCGGCGCCGGCAGCGATGATGAGGACAGCCCCAGCAGCAAACCGGTTAAAAAACGCACCTCGGAGCCCTCACCCGCGAAAAAGGCAAATACCTCGGGCAGTGGTTTTAAGAGCAAGGAATACATATCCGAAGATGATTCCACCAGCTCCGAGGAGgccaaaaagacaaacagtGAGCCAGCCAAAAAGAAGAGCAAAACGGTAGAGCCAACGTCCAACAAGACGGCCAAACAAAGCGAAAGCGAAGCGGAGGCCACGGAGGAGGAGACCAACGAAAGTAatgatgatgaggatgatgCCAGCGATTAG
- the LOC116651088 gene encoding receptor expression-enhancing protein 3: protein MCFFGFITRFLVIIFGILVPARYTHKALGVEELNAWGKYWVVYAWLVCMEVAGDTLFNWLPLYAETKLLIVLWLVISAPQASVWVFDSILSPLLGRYMTRIDDILLHGKRHLLRDALSYTVQLCSSSIDTLVPKISLIWKKASETRTNGSTGVDTATEASNPPFQEVETVTNSNTNVYYDPNIDDESFNVASPTSSYSNTFLPEQRKKLSKLSLPDLAMKASRPPISRPIMKQYVYDMPVKDLSLSEDPLSDMEDLLKSERIAAELHHRPISMLRDHRRHYQ from the coding sequence atgtgtttttttgGCTTCATCACGCGTTTCCTGGTTATCATCTTTGGCATTCTGGTGCCGGCACGCTACACGCACAAGGCGCTCGGCGTGGAAGAGTTGAATGCCTGGGGCAAATACTGGGTTGTCTATGCGTGGCTTGTGTGCATGGAGGTAGCTGGAGACACTCTCTTCAATTGGCTACCATTGTATGCGGAGACGAAGCTGCTGATCGTGCTTTGGCTGGTCATCTCTGCGCCGCAGGCCAGCGTCTGGGTCTTCGATTCGATTCTGAGTCCACTTTTGGGGCGCTACATGACGCGGATTGATGATATTCTGCTGCACGGCAAGCGGCATCTACTGCGCGATGCCCTCAGCTACACAGTGCAACTGTGCTCTAGCAGTATTGACACGCTAGTTCCCAAAATCTCGCTAATTTGGAAAAAGGCAAGCGAAACGCGAACGAACGGTTCTACTGGAGTGGACACAGCCACCGAGGCCAGCAATCCCCCCTTTCAAGAAGTGGAAACCGTGACCAATTCTAATACAAATGTGTATTATGATCCAAACATCGACGACGAATCGTTTAATGTGGCGAGCCCTACTTCTTCATATTCCAATACTTTTCTGCCGGAGCAAAGGAAAAAGCTGTCGAAGCTTTCGCTGCCAGATCTGGCCATGAAGGCCAGTCGGCCACCAATCAGTCGGCCCATAATGAAGCAATATGTATACGACATGCCGGTCAAGGATCTTAGCCTAAGTGAGGATCCACTTTCGGATATGGAGGATCTGCTGAAAAGCGAGCGCATCGCCGCGGAGCTGCATCATCGTCCGATATCCATGCTGAGAGATCATCGCCGTCACTATCAATAG
- the LOC6626588 gene encoding gastrulation defective protein 1 homolog, protein MQRGKISFGKIQLNVSKTPAESNEPAQDAGGFKKMDKQQMIRQIEDVAEDLESQHLKDVMGISGFGRKAAKVFDISEQIAKARTFAPPVQEQEANEEDEDVIGPLPPAADAGAQQQPDTNTKKETNEKEDQEDDEDENEDDSDEDEETLSRRIPYTHEVQMQHGSRAVLALAGDPSGARIVSGSIDYDMCFWDFAGMDSAMRSFRQLQPCENHPIRGLQYSVTGDMILVISGNAQAKVLDRDGFEKLECCKGDQYISDMTRTKGHVAQLTSGCWHPFNREQFLTAALDGTLRIWQGLRAKEQLQVIKTRAQGGLRTNASACNYNRDATLIAAGCVDGSIQTWDTRKMFVNTTHCVRTAHQKGSEITSIVFSYMGQQLATRSNDETMKLWDLRNFKDPLHTWSNLYSRYDTTDCCFSPDDRMLVTGESLPKGQKEAHLYFYSTQSFEQVQRIPVAESHVIKTLWHPKLNQLFVSCGNGIIKCFYDEQRSIRGAKLCVVKIHRKRQQMEMVGVSQIITPHALPLFRQEKTRSSRKRMEKARLDPVKSKRPDLPITSGQGGRVASSGGTLSSYVIRNLGLSKRVDDDQDPREAILKYAKDAAENPYWIAPAYKQTQPKAIFSEKLPAADTAPAAKKPKTDTDGT, encoded by the coding sequence ATGCAGCGCGGAAAGATTTCGTTTGGCAAAATACAGCTGAACGTTAGCAAGACGCCTGCTGAGTCCAATGAACCCGCCCAAGATGCCGGTGGCTTCAAGAAAATGGACAAGCAACAGATGATACGACAAATTGAGGATGTAGCCGAGGATCTGGAAAGTCAACACCTTAAAGATGTGATGGGCATAAGCGGCTTTGGCCGCAAGGCCGCCAAGGTGTTTGACATCAGTGAGCAGATCGCTAAGGCGCGCACGTTTGCTCCACCTGTCCAAGAACAAGAGGCGAATGAGGAAGACGAGGATGTTATAGGCCCTTTGCCGCCAGCTGCGGACGCGGGAGCCCAGCAGCAGCCTGATACAAACACCAAAAAGGAAACCAACGAGAAGGAGGATCAGGAAGATGATGAAGATGAAAATGAGGATGATTCCGATGAGGATGAGGAAACGTTATCGCGGCGTATACCTTACACGCACGAAGTGCAAATGCAGCACGGATCACGGGCAGTATTGGCCCTTGCTGGGGATCCATCCGGCGCACGTATTGTGTCGGGCTCCATTGATTACGATATGTGCTTTTGGGACTTCGCCGGCATGGATTCAGCTATGCGCAGCTTTCGCCAGCTGCAGCCGTGTGAAAATCATCCCATACGTGGCCTTCAGTACTCCGTTACAGGCGACATGATCCTGGTTATCTCGGGCAACGCCCAGGCCAAGGTGCTAGATCGAGACGGATTCGAGAAACTGGAATGCTGCAAGGGGGATCAATACATAAGCGACATGACGCGCACCAAGGGCCACGTTGCGCAACTCACATCTGGCTGCTGGCATCCTTTTAACAGGGAACAATTCCTGACCGCAGCACTAGACGGCACACTGCGCATCTGGCAGGGACTACGAGCcaaggagcagctgcaggtgATCAAGACACGAGCTCAGGGCGGCCTGAGAACAAATGCCTCCGCCTGTAACTACAATCGAGATGCGACACTAATAGCCGCCGGCTGCGTGGATGGCTCCATACAGACCTGGGATACGCGAAAGATGTTTGTAAATACCACACACTGCGTGCGGACGGCGCACCAAAAGGGTTCGGAGATTACATCCATTGTGTTCTCATACATGGGCCAGCAGCTGGCCACGCGTTCTAATGATGAGACCATGAAGCTCTGGGATCTAAGGAATTTCAAGGACCCGCTGCACACATGGTCGAATCTTTATTCACGTTATGACACAACCGACTGCTGCTTTAGCCCGGATGATCGCATGCTGGTCACCGGCGAGTCGCTGCCCAAGGGCCAAAAAGAGGCCCATCTTTATTTTTACAGCACGCAAAGCTTTGAGCAGGTGCAGCGCATACCCGTAGCTGAGTCGCACGTCATCAAGACGCTGTGGCATCCGAAGCTGAATCAACTTTTTGTCAGCTGCGGCAATGGGATCATCAAATGCTTCTACGATGAACAGCGCAGCATACGCGGCGCCAAGCTGTGCGTGGTTAAGATCCATCGCAAGAGGCAACAGATGGAAATGGTGGGCGTCTCTCAAATTATAACACCACATGCGCTGCCACTCTTCCGGCAGGAGAAGACGCGTTCCTCGCGCAAAAGGATGGAAAAAGCACGCCTGGATCCGGTCAAGTCCAAGCGGCCGGATTTGCCAATTACCAGCGGCCAGGGCGGACGCGTTGCCAGCTCTGGCGGCACTCTCTCCTCCTATGTCATACGCAATCTTGGCCTGAGCAAACGCGTCGACGACGATCAGGATCCACGAGAGGCCATACTTAAGTATGCCAAAGATGCGGCTGAGAATCCATATTGGATTGCGCCCGCCTACAAGCAAACTCAGCCGAAGGCCATATTCTCCGAGAAGCTGCCCGCCGCCGATACAGCACCGGCGGCCAAGAAGCCCAAAACGGACACAGATGGTACAtag
- the LOC6626590 gene encoding uncharacterized protein isoform X2 — protein MRIQLLKRASGYKPFLYDVRHCDVCEYLEKRNHPFVNIVFNSFANHTNVNKCPLPSELSVEHFRFPVKALDLLPLPGGDYAIYSTFSFDHRERTTLKVFFTLTESR, from the exons ATGCGAATACAGCTGCTGAAACGCGCCAGCGGCTACAAGCCCTTCCTGTACGATGTGAGGCACTGCGATGTGTGCGAGTATCTGGAGAAGCGGAACCATCCCTTTGTGAATATCGTGTTTAATAGCTTCGCGAATCACACAAACGTTAACAAATGCCCACTGCCC TCTGAGTTGAGCGTGGAGCATTTTCGGTTTCCAGTCAAGGCGCTCGACTTGCTGCCGCTTCCTGGCGGGGATTATGCGATCTATTCCACGTTCAGCTTCGATCATCGAGAGCGGACCACGCTGAAGGTGTTCTTCACGCTGACGGAGTCACGTTAG